Proteins found in one Sardina pilchardus chromosome 3, fSarPil1.1, whole genome shotgun sequence genomic segment:
- the fam234b gene encoding protein FAM234B isoform X3, which produces MAAALSRALKLPGKKGSELGEYDPLTQADSEDDSEEDDLVLNYPRNGLGRSNNMGTGTSDSRSNRGSRFTQQEDVEEDEEEEEDEWRERHRGKSRPETDDGKGRQYWSQREMGRDATSEDGEGMRSTGGGGIGSECDPDGKKARAKNAARTAAFLVPLCLAMVVVLLCAFILPCEEVRRPQWEVELGADAGGFTSLPLALWDVDNDGLEDILVGVTLLSNESQVPSSQAISKEYSVVALAATNGSVLWRRPLRAPVISVQCGLQTGAAASSAAASAAAAHPAEGAHWGQQSPSLQPGPVCLLVGSSHLTAINGNSGTKLWSATPGAIESPAVSLPDVDGDSVPDLLIVTLPENNEAVLCLVLLSALNGTQIGRPVTFNLTGQGKLIGPLLHETRMGAYYILFGLGTVEAVSLKDIYTKASGVRVTDPKIKVKDPRWEKLRKTNSSSLIHISSQSDWMVICDKSRLSVLKEKDTRTPVWTFNSSTMHSRPTPGQFNGDGIPDVLIQLSAAGVRKVQIIDGANGYSLWEAEFVCPRLVLEGSTVMTTSGQSVFLFWAGDPLKPQKNITKQASSASAPTDPVVRKLFMLHPTYPMILLELNSTTDTILTAAVSYEEPWKDATYITVFSRPTSGSGPGTRMVKSLSLKAGIAGAVIVRLGEESQAGAPVRLGAFEIKKFFKQLSFKHQ; this is translated from the exons ATGGCAGCAGCGTTATCCCGTGCTCTTAAATTGCCCG GTAAGAAGGGCTCGGAGCTAGGAGAGTATGACCCACTTACCCAGGCAGACAGTGAGGAcgacagtgaggaggatgacCTGGTGCTCAACTACCCTCGTAACGGTCTTGGCAGGAGCAACAACATGGGCACTGGCACATCAGATTCCCGCAGCAACAGGGGGAGCAGGTTTACCCAGCAggaggatgtggaggaggatgaggaagaggaagaggacgagtGGAGAGAAAGGCACCGGGGGAAATCAAGGCCAGAGACTGACGATGGGAAGGGCAGGCAGTACTGGAGCCAGAGGGAGATGGGCAGGGATGCAACCAGTGAGGACGGAGAGGGAATGCGATCCACTGGAGGTGGAGGCATAGGATCAGAGTGTGATCCTGATGGTAAAAAGGCCAGAGCGAAGAATGCAGCTCGCACAGCTGCCTTCTTAGTGCCACTGTGCTTAGCAATGGTTGTGGTTCTACTGTGTGCATTTATCCTGCCCTGCGAGGAAGTCAGAAGGCCCCAGTGGGAGGTGGAACTAGGAGCTGATGCAGGAG GTTTCACATCCCTCCCCTTGGCACTGTGGGACGTGGACAACGATGGTCTAGAAGACATATTAGTAGGAGTCACCCTGTTGTCCAATGAAAGTCAGGTCCCCAGCTCACAAGCTATCAGTAAAG AGTACAGTGTGGTGGCTCTGGCTGCCACCAATGGGAGCGTGCTGTGGAGGCGGCCGCTGAGAGCGCCTGTGATATCTGTTCAGTGTGGGCTGCAGACCGGAGCAGCAGCAtcctcagcagcagcatcagcagcagcagcacacccaGCAGAGGGGGCTCACTGGGGGCAGCAGAGCCCCTCCCTCCAGCCTGGCCCTGTGTGCCTGCTGGTAGGCTCCTCACACCTCACCGCCATCAATGGCAATTCAG GAACAAAGCTTTGGTCTGCAACCCCAGGCGCAATAGAGTCACCAGCGGTTTCACTTCCAGATGTTGATGGAGACTCAGTCCCTGACCTGCTCATTGTGACACTGCCTGAGAACAAT GAGGCAGTCCTCTGTCTGGTTCTGCTGTCTGCACTGAATGGCACCCAGATTGGTCGTCCAGTCACCTTTAACCTCACAGGACAAGGCAAGCTGATTGGACCTCTTCTCCATGAGACCAGAATGGGGGCCTATTACATTCTTTTTGGATTGG GAACTGTGGAGGCAGTCTCCCTGAAAGACATTTACACTAAAGCCAGTGGTGTGAGAGTCACAGACCCTAAGATAAAAGTGAAGGATCCTCGGTGGGAGAAGCTGAGGAAAACTAACTCATCCTCGCTCATCCACATATCAAG TCAAAGCGATTGgatggtgatttgtgataaaaGCAGGCTCTCCGTGCTTAAAGAGAAGGACACCCGCACACCCGTGTGGACATTCAACTCCTCAACTATGCACAG CCGTCCAACTCCAGGCCAATTCAATGGAGATGGAATTCCTGATGTTCTCATTCAGCTGTCTGCAGCTGGTGTGAGAAAG GTTCAGATAATAGATGGAGCAAATGGCTATAGCCTGTGGGAGGCAGAGTTTGTTTGCCCACGCCTTGTGCTGGAGGGGTCCACTGTCATGACGACCTCTGGCCAATCTGTGTTCCTCTTCTGGGCTGGTGACCCTCTAAAACCACAGAAGAACATTACCAAG CAGGCATCTTCAGCTTCAGCCCCTACTGACCCAGTGGTCCGCAAGCTGTTCATGTTGCACCCAACCTACCCCATGATACTGTTGGAGCTGAATAGCACCACTGATACTATACTCACTGCTGCGG TGAGCTATGAAGAACCGTGGAAAGATGCCACTTACATCACTGTGTTCTCCCGGCCCACGTCTGGTTCGGGACCGGGGACGCGCATGGTGAAAAGCCTGAGCCTGAAGGCCGGCATTGCGGGAGCAGTGATCGTAAGGCTCGGTGAGGAGAGCCAGGCAGGAGCACCTGTCAGGCTTGGAGCTTTTGAGATCAAGAAGTTCTTCAAGCAGCTGTCTTTCAAACATCAG T
- the fam234b gene encoding protein FAM234B isoform X2, with translation MAAALSRALKLPGKKGSELGEYDPLTQADSEDDSEEDDLVLNYPRNGLGRSNNMGTGTSDSRSNRGSRFTQQEDVEEDEEEEEDEWRERHRGKSRPETDDGKGRQYWSQREMGRDATSEDGEGMRSTGGGGIGSECDPDGKKARAKNAARTAAFLVPLCLAMVVVLLCAFILPCEEVRRPQWEVELGADAGGFTSLPLALWDVDNDGLEDILVGVTLLSNESQVPSSQAISKEYSVVALAATNGSVLWRRPLRAPVISVQCGLQTGAAASSAAASAAAAHPAEGAHWGQQSPSLQPGPVCLLVGSSHLTAINGNSGTKLWSATPGAIESPAVSLPDVDGDSVPDLLIVTLPENNEAVLCLVLLSALNGTQIGRPVTFNLTGQGKLIGPLLHETRMGAYYILFGLGTVEAVSLKDIYTKASGVRVTDPKIKVKDPRWEKLRKTNSSSLIHISSGTEEVIFLLPLVAGLCNNHNNLDVMSNMNSSQSDWMVICDKSRLSVLKEKDTRTPVWTFNSSTMHSRPTPGQFNGDGIPDVLIQLSAAGVRKVQIIDGANGYSLWEAEFVCPRLVLEGSTVMTTSGQSVFLFWAGDPLKPQKNITKQASSASAPTDPVVRKLFMLHPTYPMILLELNSTTDTILTAAVSYEEPWKDATYITVFSRPTSGSGPGTRMVKSLSLKAGIAGAVIVRLGEESQAGAPVRLGAFEIKKFFKQLSFKHQ, from the exons ATGGCAGCAGCGTTATCCCGTGCTCTTAAATTGCCCG GTAAGAAGGGCTCGGAGCTAGGAGAGTATGACCCACTTACCCAGGCAGACAGTGAGGAcgacagtgaggaggatgacCTGGTGCTCAACTACCCTCGTAACGGTCTTGGCAGGAGCAACAACATGGGCACTGGCACATCAGATTCCCGCAGCAACAGGGGGAGCAGGTTTACCCAGCAggaggatgtggaggaggatgaggaagaggaagaggacgagtGGAGAGAAAGGCACCGGGGGAAATCAAGGCCAGAGACTGACGATGGGAAGGGCAGGCAGTACTGGAGCCAGAGGGAGATGGGCAGGGATGCAACCAGTGAGGACGGAGAGGGAATGCGATCCACTGGAGGTGGAGGCATAGGATCAGAGTGTGATCCTGATGGTAAAAAGGCCAGAGCGAAGAATGCAGCTCGCACAGCTGCCTTCTTAGTGCCACTGTGCTTAGCAATGGTTGTGGTTCTACTGTGTGCATTTATCCTGCCCTGCGAGGAAGTCAGAAGGCCCCAGTGGGAGGTGGAACTAGGAGCTGATGCAGGAG GTTTCACATCCCTCCCCTTGGCACTGTGGGACGTGGACAACGATGGTCTAGAAGACATATTAGTAGGAGTCACCCTGTTGTCCAATGAAAGTCAGGTCCCCAGCTCACAAGCTATCAGTAAAG AGTACAGTGTGGTGGCTCTGGCTGCCACCAATGGGAGCGTGCTGTGGAGGCGGCCGCTGAGAGCGCCTGTGATATCTGTTCAGTGTGGGCTGCAGACCGGAGCAGCAGCAtcctcagcagcagcatcagcagcagcagcacacccaGCAGAGGGGGCTCACTGGGGGCAGCAGAGCCCCTCCCTCCAGCCTGGCCCTGTGTGCCTGCTGGTAGGCTCCTCACACCTCACCGCCATCAATGGCAATTCAG GAACAAAGCTTTGGTCTGCAACCCCAGGCGCAATAGAGTCACCAGCGGTTTCACTTCCAGATGTTGATGGAGACTCAGTCCCTGACCTGCTCATTGTGACACTGCCTGAGAACAAT GAGGCAGTCCTCTGTCTGGTTCTGCTGTCTGCACTGAATGGCACCCAGATTGGTCGTCCAGTCACCTTTAACCTCACAGGACAAGGCAAGCTGATTGGACCTCTTCTCCATGAGACCAGAATGGGGGCCTATTACATTCTTTTTGGATTGG GAACTGTGGAGGCAGTCTCCCTGAAAGACATTTACACTAAAGCCAGTGGTGTGAGAGTCACAGACCCTAAGATAAAAGTGAAGGATCCTCGGTGGGAGAAGCTGAGGAAAACTAACTCATCCTCGCTCATCCACATATCAAG TGGCACAGAGGAAGTGattttccttctccctcttgtgGCTGGACTATGTAACAATCACAACAACCTGGATGTGATGTCCAACATGAACTCCAGTCAAAGCGATTGgatggtgatttgtgataaaaGCAGGCTCTCCGTGCTTAAAGAGAAGGACACCCGCACACCCGTGTGGACATTCAACTCCTCAACTATGCACAG CCGTCCAACTCCAGGCCAATTCAATGGAGATGGAATTCCTGATGTTCTCATTCAGCTGTCTGCAGCTGGTGTGAGAAAG GTTCAGATAATAGATGGAGCAAATGGCTATAGCCTGTGGGAGGCAGAGTTTGTTTGCCCACGCCTTGTGCTGGAGGGGTCCACTGTCATGACGACCTCTGGCCAATCTGTGTTCCTCTTCTGGGCTGGTGACCCTCTAAAACCACAGAAGAACATTACCAAG CAGGCATCTTCAGCTTCAGCCCCTACTGACCCAGTGGTCCGCAAGCTGTTCATGTTGCACCCAACCTACCCCATGATACTGTTGGAGCTGAATAGCACCACTGATACTATACTCACTGCTGCGG TGAGCTATGAAGAACCGTGGAAAGATGCCACTTACATCACTGTGTTCTCCCGGCCCACGTCTGGTTCGGGACCGGGGACGCGCATGGTGAAAAGCCTGAGCCTGAAGGCCGGCATTGCGGGAGCAGTGATCGTAAGGCTCGGTGAGGAGAGCCAGGCAGGAGCACCTGTCAGGCTTGGAGCTTTTGAGATCAAGAAGTTCTTCAAGCAGCTGTCTTTCAAACATCAG T
- the fam234b gene encoding protein FAM234B isoform X1, with protein sequence MAAALSRALKLPGKKGSELGEYDPLTQADSEDDSEEDDLVLNYPRNGLGRSNNMGTGTSDSRSNRGSRFTQQEDVEEDEEEEEDEWRERHRGKSRPETDDGKGRQYWSQREMGRDATSEDGEGMRSTGGGGIGSECDPDGKKARAKNAARTAAFLVPLCLAMVVVLLCAFILPCEEVRRPQWEVELGADAGGFTSLPLALWDVDNDGLEDILVGVTLLSNESQVPSSQAISKEYSVVALAATNGSVLWRRPLRAPVISVQCGLQTGAAASSAAASAAAAHPAEGAHWGQQSPSLQPGPVCLLVGSSHLTAINGNSGTKLWSATPGAIESPAVSLPDVDGDSVPDLLIVTLPENNEAVLCLVLLSALNGTQIGRPVTFNLTGQGKLIGPLLHETRMGAYYILFGLGTVEAVSLKDIYTKASGVRVTDPKIKVKDPRWEKLRKTNSSSLIHISSGTEEVIFLLPLVAGLCNNHNNLDVMSNMNSSQSDWMVICDKSRLSVLKEKDTRTPVWTFNSSTMHSRPTPGQFNGDGIPDVLIQLSAAGVRKVQIIDGANGYSLWEAEFVCPRLVLEGSTVMTTSGQSVFLFWAGDPLKPQKNITKASSASAPTDPVVRKLFMLHPTYPMILLELNSTTDTILTAAVSYEEPWKDATYITVFSRPTSGSGPGTRMVKSLSLKAGIAGAVIVRLGEESQAGAPVRLGAFEIKKFFKQLSFKHQVRDNS encoded by the exons ATGGCAGCAGCGTTATCCCGTGCTCTTAAATTGCCCG GTAAGAAGGGCTCGGAGCTAGGAGAGTATGACCCACTTACCCAGGCAGACAGTGAGGAcgacagtgaggaggatgacCTGGTGCTCAACTACCCTCGTAACGGTCTTGGCAGGAGCAACAACATGGGCACTGGCACATCAGATTCCCGCAGCAACAGGGGGAGCAGGTTTACCCAGCAggaggatgtggaggaggatgaggaagaggaagaggacgagtGGAGAGAAAGGCACCGGGGGAAATCAAGGCCAGAGACTGACGATGGGAAGGGCAGGCAGTACTGGAGCCAGAGGGAGATGGGCAGGGATGCAACCAGTGAGGACGGAGAGGGAATGCGATCCACTGGAGGTGGAGGCATAGGATCAGAGTGTGATCCTGATGGTAAAAAGGCCAGAGCGAAGAATGCAGCTCGCACAGCTGCCTTCTTAGTGCCACTGTGCTTAGCAATGGTTGTGGTTCTACTGTGTGCATTTATCCTGCCCTGCGAGGAAGTCAGAAGGCCCCAGTGGGAGGTGGAACTAGGAGCTGATGCAGGAG GTTTCACATCCCTCCCCTTGGCACTGTGGGACGTGGACAACGATGGTCTAGAAGACATATTAGTAGGAGTCACCCTGTTGTCCAATGAAAGTCAGGTCCCCAGCTCACAAGCTATCAGTAAAG AGTACAGTGTGGTGGCTCTGGCTGCCACCAATGGGAGCGTGCTGTGGAGGCGGCCGCTGAGAGCGCCTGTGATATCTGTTCAGTGTGGGCTGCAGACCGGAGCAGCAGCAtcctcagcagcagcatcagcagcagcagcacacccaGCAGAGGGGGCTCACTGGGGGCAGCAGAGCCCCTCCCTCCAGCCTGGCCCTGTGTGCCTGCTGGTAGGCTCCTCACACCTCACCGCCATCAATGGCAATTCAG GAACAAAGCTTTGGTCTGCAACCCCAGGCGCAATAGAGTCACCAGCGGTTTCACTTCCAGATGTTGATGGAGACTCAGTCCCTGACCTGCTCATTGTGACACTGCCTGAGAACAAT GAGGCAGTCCTCTGTCTGGTTCTGCTGTCTGCACTGAATGGCACCCAGATTGGTCGTCCAGTCACCTTTAACCTCACAGGACAAGGCAAGCTGATTGGACCTCTTCTCCATGAGACCAGAATGGGGGCCTATTACATTCTTTTTGGATTGG GAACTGTGGAGGCAGTCTCCCTGAAAGACATTTACACTAAAGCCAGTGGTGTGAGAGTCACAGACCCTAAGATAAAAGTGAAGGATCCTCGGTGGGAGAAGCTGAGGAAAACTAACTCATCCTCGCTCATCCACATATCAAG TGGCACAGAGGAAGTGattttccttctccctcttgtgGCTGGACTATGTAACAATCACAACAACCTGGATGTGATGTCCAACATGAACTCCAGTCAAAGCGATTGgatggtgatttgtgataaaaGCAGGCTCTCCGTGCTTAAAGAGAAGGACACCCGCACACCCGTGTGGACATTCAACTCCTCAACTATGCACAG CCGTCCAACTCCAGGCCAATTCAATGGAGATGGAATTCCTGATGTTCTCATTCAGCTGTCTGCAGCTGGTGTGAGAAAG GTTCAGATAATAGATGGAGCAAATGGCTATAGCCTGTGGGAGGCAGAGTTTGTTTGCCCACGCCTTGTGCTGGAGGGGTCCACTGTCATGACGACCTCTGGCCAATCTGTGTTCCTCTTCTGGGCTGGTGACCCTCTAAAACCACAGAAGAACATTACCAAG GCATCTTCAGCTTCAGCCCCTACTGACCCAGTGGTCCGCAAGCTGTTCATGTTGCACCCAACCTACCCCATGATACTGTTGGAGCTGAATAGCACCACTGATACTATACTCACTGCTGCGG TGAGCTATGAAGAACCGTGGAAAGATGCCACTTACATCACTGTGTTCTCCCGGCCCACGTCTGGTTCGGGACCGGGGACGCGCATGGTGAAAAGCCTGAGCCTGAAGGCCGGCATTGCGGGAGCAGTGATCGTAAGGCTCGGTGAGGAGAGCCAGGCAGGAGCACCTGTCAGGCTTGGAGCTTTTGAGATCAAGAAGTTCTTCAAGCAGCTGTCTTTCAAACATCAGGTAAGAGACAATTCCTGA
- the zgc:158803 gene encoding LUC7 domain-containing protein — protein MSAQAQMRAMLDQLMGTGRDGDSMRQRIKFTDERVCKSHLLNSCPHDILSGTRMDLGECEKVHDLALRADYEIASKQKEYFFELDAAEHLQSFIADCDRRTELAKKRLAETQEEISAEVAAKAERVHELNEEIGKLLARAEQLGGEGNVDEAQQVLEKVEKTKAMKKEAEDIYRNSMPASSFQQQKLRVCEVCSAYLGLHDNDRRLADHFGGKLHLGFIEIREKLDKLRKTVAEKQEQMRMRRREERDKEEQREREWERERERERERERERERERELERERDRRRTRSRSGDRYRDGSSSSRHSRRHQSSRSREDGGGGGGGGGGERERDRDRERRHRHRHKDRQRSRSHSHPHSHKGKKKRSSRERSPPPQRERGFSPSQELGREERGPSELPNRESERMMMMDEEWSASPDVPRGREHSPSLEGERRSSSEERESGEL, from the exons ATGTCGGCTCAAGCGCAGATGAGGGCAATGCTGGACCAACTCATGGGTACTGGAAGAGATG GGGACAGCATGCGCCAGAGGATCAAGTTTACTGATGAGAGGGTCTGCAAGAGTCACCTGCTAAATTCATGTCCTCATGACATACTTTCGGGCACT AGAATGGACCTGGGAGAGTGTGAGAAGGTCCATGACTTGGCCCTCAGGGCAGACTATGAGATTGCCTCTAAACAGAAGGAGTATTTCTTTGAGCTGGAT GCAGCGGAACACCTGCAGTCATTCATAGCTGACTGTGACCGGCGGACAGAGCTTGCCAAGAAACGTCTTGCTGAGACGCAAGAGGAGATCAGTGCTGAAGTTGCTGCAAAG GCGGAACGCGTGCATGAGCTCAATGAGGAGATTGGGAAACTGCTGGCACGAGCTGAGCAGCTGGGTGGGGAAGGCAACGTGGATGAGGCACAGCAGGTGTTGGAGAAGGTGGAGAAGACCAAAGCCATGAAGAAGGAGGCTGAG GACATTTACAGGAACTCCATGCCAGCCTCAAGCTTCCAGCAGCAGAAACTGAGAGTTTGTGAGGTGTGCTCTGCCTACCTTGGTCTCCATGACAATGACCGACGCTTGGCTGACCACTTCGGTGGAAAGCTGCATCTGGGATTTATTGAAATACGTGAGAAGCTCGACAAGCTCAGG AAAACCGTCGCAGAGAAACAGGAACAAATGAGGATGAGAAGACGGGAGGAGCGAGACAAAGAGGAGcaacgagagagggagtgggaacgagagcgggagagggagagagaaagagagcgtgagagagagcgagagcgagagcttgagagagaacgagacaggCGGAG AACAAGATCCAGAAGTGGGGACCGGTACAG AGATGGAAGCAGTTCCTCCCGTCATTCAAGACGTCACCAGTCGTCTCGGTCGCgtgaagatggaggag gaggaggtggaggaggaggaggagagagggaacgagacaGAGACCGGGAGAggaggcacagacacaggcacaaggATAGAcaacgctcacgctcacactcccacccccactcccacaAGGGCAAGAAGAAGAG GTCCTCTAGAGAGCGCTCACCACCCCCCCAGCGGGAGAGGGGCTTCTCTCCAAGCCAGGAGCTGGGCCGCGAGGAGAGGGGCCCGAGCGAGCTGCCCAACAGGGAGTCcgagaggatgatgatgatggacgaAGAGTGGTCGGCCTCGCCGGACGTGCCCCGAGGGAGAGAGCACTCGCCGTCCCTGGAAGGAGAGAGGCGCTCCAGTTCAGAGGAGCGCGAGTCCGGGGAGCTCTAG